The following is a genomic window from Nicotiana tabacum cultivar K326 chromosome 3, ASM71507v2, whole genome shotgun sequence.
AAggataaaaaagacgaacgacatttcgctaagggttttcgtgcttttaatatagtatagtatagatagataaataaatattattagatAATTTCACCTCAATTGTTCGTTACCGGGAAGAAAATCTGTTTAGTGATGTTCGCTTGTGaatatttttggaaaagtttgaaattcTTTTCCAAAATAGAGCCCAAAGCTAGTCGATCAATGAACAACATCATCATATGCTTTTACACAAATCAAATACAAACAGCAAGTGCACATGCACTTCGCTTTAAAAAGATATATTCATCTACCCCAAAATCtctgatttattaaaaaaaaaattagaacttacccaaaatttataatttccgAAGAAATACACAGCTAAAGGGGTTGTTATAGATGAGAGAAAGTCTATCGTCGCCTCTTTTAGGTCAGTTATCGCCGAAAACCGACTTGGTAGAGTGGGTCTATGGCGATTAGAGAGAGAAAATTTAGTTTTTCTAACTAAAATAGCTAACCTCCAAAATTTGATAATGTTAAATTGACCCCCGACCACCCCTTAAGCGATTAAACCATGTCTTAGCAATTTTTTAGCCCAAAAATAAGTGAGAAAGAAAAATGAAGGTCATTTTCTTCAATCAAGATTTCAAAAGGTCTTTTTAGCAATTCTTCTCTTGATTCTTCATGCTTACAGCATGCATAAGTCATATATAGAAGTttatataaggaaagatttaatatgtaattttttaattgattttagaatttaaattttaaaaaaataattaaatgactatttgaCTAATGCGAGGTCAATTTATGTAAGGTTAAAAAGATGAATAATATTTCGCTAATTAAAGATTTCATGCTTATagtatggatatatatatatattacaaataTCTAACACAATCGTATCACTTCTAAAGTAATTACATTAAATCTTTATATCAAACATCAATTGGTAAACTAATAATTATAATAACTAGCCTGCAATAACAGGtaagtgatcacgcccaactctagtcctaaaaaggataagcagtcgttgcaaatataatccggtctataAGTCcaaagtcgaatcccacagagaactaagacttagctgcagttgttcaatattgctaagaaccacaagtccaaacaatttcctaattatagagattataatatttatttctaactaattagctAAAActattataaagcagtaaaattatcaactaacaatgATGAAATTTGAGACAaaactaaggaggtctagagttatgattttttcaAATGTTGGAATCCTTCCCACTATGTTCCCAACAATTTCGCCTATGTATTCTCTACtaatcgtgagcactttaggtgtcgtaattctctctcgagcaactacaacaatttactagacatattctttcAAACTACtctagttggctttatctaatcgcTCATTATGATCatgtcaaggctttgttatttctaaacctacctttaaacccgttgtattgatttctcacatacgttaggagtgacgttgttcaacaaccgcctaaatatgtatcctttctcaagcaacacataataaataggcacagtcaatcgatgatcattcaatcaacaacaataaatacgtagttgaacaagtagagaaatccaacggctcaattatataaaaacataataagaatTTATCCTataaaaggttccatcaaaaccctagataacaaattagctattcataatagtaagtaaaactacaatactaaaagtcataaccaacaatgaaaaaataggaagaggaaggaaaaacttgtagaagaattctccgccttgctcctattgtgtctctgcctccttaggtcgaatttgtgtcaaaagtatgtccaacctttcaaaatagcatttttacatgtatttataccaagtagggtcgggctgAGAAGAAAATAACTTCTCCGCGCGAAATAGGATACTCACTCCGTAAAATTTGCACTACCGCACTGCATGGGGCGACGTGCCATGTGGGGCGGCAGTGGAAAAGCTCAGATTGTTGATTCTGACAGGCTGCAGAAAATTTCCACAGGCGCGCCGCACCACGCGCCGCGGTAGTGGGAATTTgcgaaaatgcaaaacatgaaagttgtagccctttcaaATAACTTTCTAactatatattgtggagcccaaacggattTCTGAgtgaaaagttatgtgcattttactagacaatgcatCATATGCccactcgattcttcgtttcgttcttaactatcattcgtcgatccccgaacacgataccggcttaattccttgggcttttactcagacttcacagctccaaatcacttgaattcattccataacatctacatagctcggaatcactcctataaggtataaaatacacaatttaatgcaaaacactagcggtaaagctcaaactcaattaaagtgcaataCATTAGAGTgtgataagcgactaaaatacgttaTATAGCCTATCATCAGTAAGTTACACCAATAGCATAAAAATCTTAATCCGTTTAGGACTTTACATTGATATATTTCTATATCTGCTCCTGTTTGAGAGTATTCCATATTTTCAAGAACAATCGTTTTATGATGTTTACTTAATTAAGTTCAAAATGACATTATTTCCTTTGTTGAACATCTTGTTCATACACCCAAACAATTGTAAAGATcgtattattttaaattttaaaaataaaggaaaatgatAATCCATAGAAATTAGAAAGTACAGAATAACTGGTAATTAATTTTTACAACGTTATGTAATACAACAAAATGCAAGTCGTCCAAAATTCAATCTATAGGAGTAAATTTTAAATTCATTTATCGCATGCAAGCTGGCAAATATCCAGAAGGCCTACAATTGTATATTTGCTAGTAATGTGGGGCTATACATCGATATATTTCTATTTCTGTTTCTCTTGGAGatttttccatattttcatggTCTTTTTTATGAGCCTTCGCTGTCAAATTGCTGTCTTTATCAGCCGTTTATTTAAGCTAATTGACTTAGTCATCGATTAATTACTTGCAATACTTTATAAAGGCAAATTCCATTTTCTTTCTCACTAACTTAAATCAGAGGCTACTCCATTTGCTGTAAGTTTAGCTTATTTACCCTTCATTTTATACGGGATGAGCAAATTTAATTCATTCGGCAAGCCAACTCTATCAAAGTAAAGTAACACAATTTATGTGTTATTTGTACATCATGCTCCTTTACAATTTTAAATTTACGAAAATGACctttttagatctcttatgtgtaaacGGCAAATATCTTACGTATAAAAGTAAATCTTCAGTgtgtaaaaagaaaaataaggtcATAAAATTAAAAACAAGGTTGTAAAGAGCCAAAAAAACCAATTGACCCAGAATTTATAGACTATCCATTTCTTCTAATATTGTCCTTTTTTAACCTCTGAAAGCATATCTTACATTTTAACAATCAACATTAACCATTCAATTCTCAAATTCCTAATAAACCTCTTGAAGGTGCAACTAATTTGGAAGTTGAGACTTGAGATAACTTAATTAAGCAGGAGGTCAAAACAATTGAAGTTGATACACTTGACAGGAGCAGTAAATATGTAAAGTGATGAAAACTTCTTGATAAGTAGTACACCCTCTGTTCCAATTTACGTGAATCTGTTTGACTgtgcacgaagtttaagaaaaaatgaagacttttggaatttgtggtcctaaacaaatcaaaaagggACCCAGAGTATTTttgtgattataaaagcttctcattaagggtagaattgtaagtttaagctaaattgtttccaaatttagaaaggggtcattctttttgcaacggaccaaaaaggaaataggttcacatgaactggaacggagggagtagcaTTTTATCCttttaggggtcatttggtagggTGTGAATAGTATTAAATAAGGgctcgtttggtagggtgtataagaataatggGTATCAGATGTATTAGTAATGATGGGTTTAGTTATGGTGCGACTAGTTATGCTGGAATTATTTCTTAACGACATTTTGGTAAGTTTTAAAAAGGTAATTCTGTTTTTATACATGCTTATCTATGTATTAAAAACCATTGTATTAATAATGTCATGgtttgctatatatatatatatatataaaatacttatGGTGTATAACTAATAAATGTGTTAGTTATACATAGGTTAAAAACACTACCAAACAAGGGGTTAGTAATACCAAAACTAATCCATATATTATTTTTCCTAATATATCTTTACCAGACGACTCCTTAGTATGGAAAAATAGGAAATTTGCACAATGTAACGGGCACATGACCAAAGTCGTAATCAGTCAAAAAATAGGGACTAAAATTGCTAAGTTTGCCTCCAGCGGGCCCTTTGTCACACAATTTTATATTACTAGAATCTGAATCTCTTAATATAGAACTTTTCATGAACAAGATTCAGTCCGATGTTATTGCTAGCGCCTAGTTTTTCAGCCAAtcaaagaattcacaagaatcaCTCATCTTCTATAAATATACTACTACACTTTATACTGTTTCTCTTCTATCAATCTTTTCTCACCAGGTATATatcttttaatttcttcattcTTTTGTTGTTTCATATAATTGTTCGTCTCTACTATTAACTGAAGAAGTTTGAGGGTGGGGAAGAAACATGATCGTCTTGTTATTACATCTTCTACTGATCTGAGTTATTTTATTGGAATTTTAAAGTATCATCAACTTCGCTTTGACGCCTCtttcatagaaatcatgtccctaaaatagccatctcgtgccaaaacaaatTATCATGTAAAATAATACATACATGTTTTACCTATTTTTCTGAGCAAACAAAATACTACTAGCCATTGTTTCTCATAAGTGGAATTTAGAATCTGTGGTTTCTTATGtttacctatttttatttttttctcataGTCATATATAAGGTTCTTGcaatgtgaccaggaggtcacggatCCAAGTCGTGGTACGATTGACCCTTGTGGTCCGGGAAGGCTTAgggcaccgggctgcccttttttttagTCATATATAAGGTTCATGCTAGACACATTGAGATCTGACACTGATGATAATATCAGTTTCGTATTGTAATTAAATAGCATTAGAAAATCATTCATACTAAGAAATGCTTGAAATATGCAGAAGAAAATGGGAAGAGAGTCAGAATTAAGAAGAAGAATATGTTCACGCACAAAAGAAGACTTCCTTCCAGAGGAGTCATTCAAGAGCTGGGAGAACTACGTGAAGGCGCTGAAGCAAACCCCGAGTAGATTGATGGACAGGGTGCTGACACGGTCCAAAGACGAAGCGGAGGTGGAAGTAAAGTCAAGGAGCCAACATGAGATGAAGAAGACACTTTCGTGGTGGGACTTGATATGGTTTGGAATGGGTGCAGTGATTGGTGCTGGgatttttgtgctaactggtcTTGAAGCAAGTCAAGATGCAGGCCCTGCTGTTGTTCTCTCATATGTCGTTTCTGGCGTCTCTGCTTTGCTCTCTGTTTTCTGCTATACTGAGTTTGCTGTTGAGATTCCTGTCGCAGGTGGTTCATTTGCTTACTTGAGGGTGGAGCTTGGTGACTTTGTGGCCTTCATTGCTGCTGGTAATATACTCCTAGAATATGTCATAGGTGGTGCTGCAGTTGCTCGTTCTTGGACTTCTTACTTTGCAACTTTACTAAACTACCAGCCTGACAAATTCCTTATCAAGGTGAACACTTTAGCAGATGGCTACAACCAACTTGATCCTCTTGCTGTTGGGGTTTGCATTATCATCTGTTTCATTGCAATTCTTAGCACAAAGGGTTCTTCTCGTCTCAATTATGTCGCCTCAATCATTCACATCATCGTGATCTTTTTCATCATCATCTGTGGCCTTATCAAGTCAGATACTAAGAACTATACACCCTTTACGCCATTTGGTGCACGCGGTATCTTCAAAGCCTCTGCAGTTCTATTCTTTGCTTATGTTGGCTTTGATGCAGTTTCTACCATGGCTGAGGAAACTAAGGATCCCGGTAGAGACATCCCCATTGGCTTAGTTGGTTCTATGGTGATCACCACAACTTTGTACTGTTTATTGGCCATTACTCTGTGCCTTATGCAGCCTTATCAAAACATTGATCCTCATGCTCCATTTTCTGTGGCATTTAAAAATGTGGGGTGGAGTTGGGCGCAATACATAGTGGCTGCGGGGGCGTTGAAAGGAATGACATCAGTGTTGTTAGTTAGTGCTGTTGGTCAAGCTCGTTACTTAACTCACATTGCCAGAACTCATATGATGCCACCTTGGTTTTCATATGTAGATGGCAAGACTGGAACACCAGTTAATGCAACAGCAGTTATGACAGCTGCAACTGCTATCATTGCCTTCTTTACAAAACTTGACATTTTATCTAATCTTCTCTCAATTTCCACCCTCTTCATCTTCATGCTTGTGGCACTAGCTCTGCTTGTTCGTCGTTACTATGTGAGTGGAGTGACCACAAATGCAAACCGTAACAAGCTCATTGCTTGTCTACTGGTCATCCTCGCTTCATCAGCCGCAACAGCTGCTTATTGGGGACTAAGTGACAAGGGATGGATTGTCTACTGTATTACTGTGCCAATATGGTTCTTGGCAACACTGGGGATTTGGCTTTTCGTTCCTCAAGCACATGATCCAAAGCTTTGGGGTGTACCTTTGGTTCCATGGCTACCTTCAGCCTCAATTGCTATTAACATATTCCTTCTAGGGTCAATTGACAAGTATTCATTCATTAGGTTTGCTGCATGGACTGGTTTTCTTTTGGTGTATTACATCTTTTTTGGACTCCATGCTTCCTATGACACTGCAAAGGAGTTTGAAAAGAGCAAAGAGTGGAAGAATCTTGAAGATGGAAATGGGACATTGCCTACAAGCAAAAATGCTCCTACTAAATCTGACAATAATTGATAATGCTATTTTTCATGTTTTACAGTTGTGTGTCTCCCCCTTCCCCACCCCTATTCCTAAGGTGATGCGACTAGTCCTTTGTACAGAAACTTAAATGGCAATTATTCATATTATTGTCCCAGTAATTTGCGAAGAATGCAATTTACTTGCAAATGATGTTAATCGCGTTTTAGTAGATTTCTTCATGACAGCAAAATTACATACTTTCTGGAAATTCAAGTCTGCTGAACCTATATGCACTTGTGCAAGTATCTTTAGTGATTCTGGAAAAAAATTTAGTACCATCACTGTGTGACACACCAATATCACTTCCATTTCTTTTTTACAAGATTGGGTAATAAATTCAAATGAGTGAGCACACCTACTATCTCGTGATTGTGAAGCAATAATTTTGGGAAAGAGAACTGAAAGCATATGCAGAATTACAAGCCTAGAAGGTAATAAAACTTTGGAACTTCAATCCAGTTGCTAAACAGTGTAAAGGGAAGAAAAGTAAGCGTTCCAATCATATTAATGAAGACAAACCTGATGAGATTACTACCTTCTTTTTTTGATAAATAGATTAATACTTATTTCATAATGCCATGGGTTAGGACTTATCATTGTTCAACTGACTGCAAGAATATCTGCAGGTAAAAAGGCACACAGATCATTAGTAAGAAAAGCTGCAATGGCAGACTACACATTTCATCATCAGGCTGCGATGTGTTTCTAAATATTACGCCCCAGAAAACTATTCCAAGAATGATCTGAATGCGACCCATCACGGGGACCATGCATGATGACATGACCTCTTGCTCCAAAGTTGCATGGAAGGTCTATCATCTGGATTTGCATCTAGCAGCTATTTCTAGAATTGCTTCTACTGTCTCTACGTCTGCATCTGTGCACCTCTCATTTAGAATGTCTTCCATTCTATTCTTCCTCAGCAAGGTATTCATCCAACCAACTACATTTAGGGCTCCCGCTTCACGAAAGATGGATATGTAGGCCTTTTCCCTGTCACATGCAGGACGAAGAGCTATTTTCAGAGTTCAGCAACCGATCATATCCACACGTTCATGCAAGAAACCGACCAAGCTTCGCATGGTCAAATAATCATAGATGAGAAGCCTTGCAGTAGGAAGCCTCGAAGGTTGACCAAAATTAATGTGTTTGATGCTACCAAGATTCCAACTCTCTCAAAGACTTGATCATAGCTTTCACGAGTCTGGTCAATTCATTTAACAGCAAATGTTCCGCAATCATTAACTATCCGATACTCATACCGAACCCTCCTGCCCCAACAACATCATCCTCATCAAGGTATATGGCTCTGAGTACAGCATAACTGCCAATCTCATTAGGAATCACGGGCATGCAGACTGTTTTCATCAAGTGCCAATCTCTGCAATCTGGTGAGCTTACCGATGCTGGAAGATATAATTTCTCCAAGACTCTTTTCATCAAGTGCCAATCTCTGCAATCTGGTGAGCTTACCGATGCTGGAAGATATAATTTCTATGCATATACGGGAAGCTGACAGCTTGAACTCTCTGGTCACTGGGATGGCAAGAAATGCAGGTCCACCCACAAGGTGACTTATCCGAATTATTCCAAACGGTTTCATTTCCAACAACGTAAAAACCATCTGGGATGAGAGAAAGAGAGCTTTTACTGAAAATGGTCGTTGTAAAGAGAGCTAAGAAGATCAAAATCCGCACACCCATTTCGATTTCTTGAGCCAAATCGTAGATTTGAGCTTGGTATTCACTGCGGAAGAGTAGTCCTACTCCTCAAGTTCAAGACAAACCTGCCGTTCGGCCATAGATTTTGACAACTTTTGTTCATGGAATATGATCAGTTTTTTAAAcaatattgaatttttttttcaagttccAAAAATCTAGTTTAGAAcagtttttgggtgaaattttttcttgcacttacaaaacttcaaaaaaacttcaaataaaatacatgtccaaacacaatttcaacttccaaaaattatttttcaatacaACCTCAAAAACtctttatttcaagttttaaccaAATCATTGTCCAAACGCCAGCTAAGTGTCAAGTGCTAAGTGGTGTAGTAGCAAGTTCACCAACCAAGACAAATCTTGAAAGAGTAAAGCCATAATGAAGATAATGATGGGGTTTTGATAGAAGAAATTGTGATTATTATAGTTCTTACAAAGAGAAAATCCATAATACTGAAATTTCAAGCACGAAATGAGAAATGTAAGTGTGTGTATTTTAACCATATGGGTTCACCATTATTCTTGCTCAGGTTCATGGGTCCAAAACTTGCGGAAATGCTTTGTAAACAGAAGTCCTCAGCAACCAACTGTACCAGTAGCTAGCTTGGTTTGAAGGTTATGTTTTTtctcattattattttaattgtcaTATTCTTTTCAGTCAGCTTAATCCTTGCATACTGGAGAAAAATCTAGCTTAACATAACGTTCAACATATACAACTCTCCAACAAATCAAGGGAAAATGTTATTAACTAGAAAGTTCTATATGTTCTGAATTCGCAGTACAAACATCCATCAGCCGTAATCAAACCATAAGCAACCAAATAGTCTACAGGAATGGCATTTTAGACCCAAGGAAAAAGGGTCATCCAAGACCAAAAATGTAGAGGTGAAAAGGGCTATTTTAACAAAATGAAACAATCTAACTTGGAAAACAAATGCAGCAATTCTAAATGAATGACCAAATCTCACAGTTATTTTCGGTGGAAGATGAACATATACTACTATGGTAAAGCAGTAAAGCTCCATGAACTGAAGTCCTCTCACCATCATTTGCAGGAATACAGTATGTCTCTCTCACTACTATATACAATCAATGTTAAGGCACCTATCTGCATTCATACGAACCGTAATTCTTCAACCACTTGCTAGTTCTCTGTTTAAGTAATCAACAAACATCCTTTTTGCACTATCAGCATCTGAAGGAGGGGGTGGCCCGCTCAAGCTTGTCTGTCCAGCAAGCTTGATGAAAGTTCTTCGTAGCCTACGCAGCTCTGGCAAGCTAACAGATCTCGAGATATCTACAGTAGGTAATCCTGGACCAAGAGATACACCATTGAGAGGACCCCCAAGAGCATGGGACTGAGCTTCCACAATAGCATTTGTAACTTCTTGCGTCGCCCTGTCCATCTCATATAAAGAATTTGCCTCAGAACCACGTGCACTTTGTGTTGCAATGGTTGGCTGTAGAATCTTAACATCCCTTGTTTTAGAGTCCACTTTTTTTGTTAGATAGCTAACAGCATCAACTATAGCTGTAGACAATTTATCAATTCCATCTTTAGCTGGCCATAGCTCAAATAAGGGAGAATCCCATCTATTTTTGCTATCTGGTCTTTCAAATCTTCTTACAAGATCCTCAAATATATTATCATCATAAGATAGTTCTCCTCTCTCGCGACGTTCTCCGTTCCATATTCTACAAGATTCCTCATCAACGTCACAATGGAGGACACAATATCTAATCCCCGCTGCTCTAGCCAAACACCACAATTCATATCTATATCCCTTGATGCTATTCAGAGAATCCACTATAACTATACTGTCCTTTGACAAAGATCTATCAACTTCAGACCTTAATACACCTCTTAAGTTCTTTTCCTCAGTCATGTTCGCATAACTTTGGTTGCGACTAAGATGAAACGAAGTCTCATCAATAGTTCTCACTGACGGCTTTGATTCTGTTTCTTTAAGTGCTTCAGCTAAACAAGCTGCAGCTGTTGATTTCCCGCTACATGGTTGACCACAGATAACAACCAATGCCATCTACGCCAACAAAAAAGAACAAGATATTTAACTTACCAAAGTAGCTTCACCATAAAACAACACTGGAAACTTTTATTTGCAAATTGCAACATTAAGGCAGAGAAATGATAACAAACTTTCAGGAAAGAACGTGTCTTGGGATAATTGACATCAACTCAAAATAATGAGAATGTGAATATTTATAGAGAAAGTGTGCCATAAAGATTATAAGCATAGGAAAGACATGTATGAATGGATCTGCAAATGATTTAATGAGCTTAGTATTAAAATTAATAATCAGGAAGACAATGTTAtatagagggtgtttggctaagcttataagctggtcaaactggcttataagcattttttggcttatctacgcgtttggtaaaataataagtgcttataagttaagtgcttataaaccaaaaataagccaaaagccataggttggtctcccccaacttatcaaatttcagcttataagcactttagatTTGACCAAgatatttactattctatccctaaaatacttcttttaaaacaaaaatcttcatatacccagttcttcagctgcttattattaatttcaacacttttatccaaacatgtaactgcttattttttaagcttattttttaaatcagtgCTTTTGAGCACCTAATCCTTATCAGCTACTATAAATTagctaagccaaacgggctcATAGTCTAGTGATAAGAGCGCAGCTTCTAATGTGTGGGTTAGCTTCACAGGATCGAACACTGCTGCAGACAAAAGCTTTGGTATTTAAGCGGAGAAGAGTGGAAGTATCGACCGAGTTTCCGATCCTGCTACAGATAATCTATAACACATAACAATAAAGATGGAAGTCTTCTCGCCCATCAAACCTCTACAATAATTATCAAGTTTGCCTTAATCTCAAATAAATTGGAGTTGGCCGTATGAATTCTAAATATCTATACCGCACTACTCGGACACAATTCATTCCAAATAGCAAATAAATTAGGCTCTCTAGAACTCTAACATCATTGGACTAAGCTTTAATCGCGAATAACTGATCCATCGAACCACTATAAGtcattaaaaaaaggaaaaggaaaatcagaatgtttaccttatgggtgttGTCCAAAAGCTTGTGAGAGTGGAGAAGAAAAGTTGGTTAAGTTAAAGAAGAGAAAGTAGAGAATGGGAGAGAGATAGAATTAGGGTTTATGGTGTTGCTTGCCGATGTTCCAACGATGTCTTTGGTAGGCCTTCGCCCTTCTGACGGGTATAGATTTAGGAAAACCCGACCCGAACTCCACTGTTTCAGTGTCGATGGGAACTCAGGCAagattcttttactttttttttttttgtatttatttataaATAGTTAGGTAGCCCCCGCTTCACAAAGTCAAACATATCTCTTTGTAAATTTAAGGCGTAATGGTTTTCtcgccacttaaacttgtagggCTTTTAAAAGCCGATACATGAACTTGCACTTTTCTCATTTAAACATTTCAACTTGATGCAATAGATACTAATAAATACATTTGACCGTTGACTATGCCTATACATGGAAGCGGTGCAGTTGACATGGCTAAATTGTGTGCAAATCACGCTACAAAGGTGCGTGGattgtattatttttattaaaaaaatatgagaatcgaaataaaatataaatgagaccaaaaaagaaaagaaaaaaagagaccTTTCCCTTTTCCCTTCTCTTTTCCCCTCCCTCCCAGCGTCTGACGTCTTCCCCACCAAAAAAAATCGTCCATGCAGTTTGTTGCATCCATTTTTGCTCTCTTATTCTCTACAATACttcctttttctctctctatatatgtAAATTTGCACCTGTATAATTGTATCTATAAATCTTTGTTCTATTTATCTTCATCGGAACTATAACCCGCCACCGACCACCGCCGTTATTTTTTTAACAGTGTTACTTTGACCCACTTTTTTTGGCTTAAGATTCAGTTCAAGATTCTATAATTTTATGCTCATTTGCATATCTAGTGCTGgagttatttctttttattttttttagtttcttgGGGTTTATTTGATCTGGGTCAGTTGATTTGTTAACTGGTTTTTTCTTAGGGTTTTGGTTGATTTAAGAGTTGATTAATAAGATTTGACTGCTAAAAAGTAAAGCAGAGAAAAGAGTTTACAGGAGAGGTAGCCGACAGTGATAGAGATGCTGGAGATGGTGGTGAAACGGAGGTAATCGAGGGTGTTGAAATTGGCAACAGTCTTAGTAAAAGGTGGGTTTCGATCTATAACTAGGTATTCCGGCTTTGCCAATGTtgttatgtttgtgttcatcTTCCCTATTAGCAGTTGCTCTTTTGGCCGGTCGCCGGCGACGGGACGCTAAGATGGTTTTTAATCGGAAAATGCAAGTGTCAGTAGTTGTATATGTTCATCTTTGCTATAATTGTGGGTGACTGATTAATACATGTGTCAAAAAAAGTGAATGAATGGATGATGTGGCTATGTAAAATATTGAATTAAATCCATGTCAGCAGCAACTGAACAACATACATTATTACAAGTGTTTATTAGTAGCCATTTTTTCAAGTAAAGGTGTTCGAATGGGAAACCCAAGAGTCTATATATCGGTTTTACAAACTGatgcaagtttaagtggccaggaagcTATTATCTCTTTAAATTTAATTGAGTTCATAAATAAAGTAACTATTATCT
Proteins encoded in this region:
- the LOC107784712 gene encoding cationic amino acid transporter 1-like, with translation MGRESELRRRICSRTKEDFLPEESFKSWENYVKALKQTPSRLMDRVLTRSKDEAEVEVKSRSQHEMKKTLSWWDLIWFGMGAVIGAGIFVLTGLEASQDAGPAVVLSYVVSGVSALLSVFCYTEFAVEIPVAGGSFAYLRVELGDFVAFIAAGNILLEYVIGGAAVARSWTSYFATLLNYQPDKFLIKVNTLADGYNQLDPLAVGVCIIICFIAILSTKGSSRLNYVASIIHIIVIFFIIICGLIKSDTKNYTPFTPFGARGIFKASAVLFFAYVGFDAVSTMAEETKDPGRDIPIGLVGSMVITTTLYCLLAITLCLMQPYQNIDPHAPFSVAFKNVGWSWAQYIVAAGALKGMTSVLLVSAVGQARYLTHIARTHMMPPWFSYVDGKTGTPVNATAVMTAATAIIAFFTKLDILSNLLSISTLFIFMLVALALLVRRYYVSGVTTNANRNKLIACLLVILASSAATAAYWGLSDKGWIVYCITVPIWFLATLGIWLFVPQAHDPKLWGVPLVPWLPSASIAINIFLLGSIDKYSFIRFAAWTGFLLVYYIFFGLHASYDTAKEFEKSKEWKNLEDGNGTLPTSKNAPTKSDNN
- the LOC107784713 gene encoding protein KTI12 homolog encodes the protein MALVVICGQPCSGKSTAAACLAEALKETESKPSVRTIDETSFHLSRNQSYANMTEEKNLRGVLRSEVDRSLSKDSIVIVDSLNSIKGYRYELWCLARAAGIRYCVLHCDVDEESCRIWNGERRERGELSYDDNIFEDLVRRFERPDSKNRWDSPLFELWPAKDGIDKLSTAIVDAVSYLTKKVDSKTRDVKILQPTIATQSARGSEANSLYEMDRATQEVTNAIVEAQSHALGGPLNGVSLGPGLPTVDISRSVSLPELRRLRRTFIKLAGQTSLSGPPPPSDADSAKRMFVDYLNRELASG